A single region of the Podospora pseudopauciseta strain CBS 411.78 chromosome 1, whole genome shotgun sequence genome encodes:
- a CDS encoding hypothetical protein (EggNog:ENOG503PYQT) gives MDRSGEFSFGGSTTPHRPTPPLALSEFIRATPYSDDYSYVYDAPASNPDIVKVGFTSQEQKSLGSQVFQVQADQQDGACESPVDSTTRTAPTARTAPAQTQEQRNTPPTPQETSNPDWLSTRQQLLPSRNQGKKADWIRGWSEGVGMAETYCQCSEIMEVDGGEKGRKKEAAERNKSKAQGFGPTPNGDARQEAEDVCRNCSRPPSPPPEEDGSRAGSENSKMRPGLGFGKKVTDLLRRVKPNRMGSAHKRDAEIRELTRPKSQPKWLSNQRLVSTPTPRPTQKSLSMDIFPGRRPTAQAAVITPPSDSSLTDSSAAPRPTPGRISSRLARAAALLQRSKPNE, from the coding sequence ATGGATCGCTCTGGGGAATTCTCCTTCGGGGGGTCAACGACACCTCACcgtccaacaccaccactagCCCTGTCCGAATTCATACGAGCTACGCCATATTCGGATGACTACAGCTACGTATACGATGCGCCCGCGTCTAACCCAGACATAGTGAAGGTTGGATTTACAAGTCAAGAACAAAAGTCGTTGGGTAGCCAGGTGTTTCAAGTTCAGGCAGACCAACAAGATGGCGCCTGTGAGAGCCCCGTCGACTCAACCACACGGACAGCCCCGACAGCAAGAACAGCTCCGGCGCAGACCCAGGAGCAACGCAATACGCCTCCCACACCACAGGAGACCAGTAATCCCGACTGGCTTTCCACAAGGCAACAACTCCTGCCCAGCCGAAATCAAGGAAAGAAGGCAGACTGGATCCGAGGGTGGAGCGAGGGTGTTGGCATGGCTGAGACGTACTGCCAGTGCTCAGAGATtatggaggtggatgggggtgAAAAGGgtagaaagaaagaggcTGCTGAAAGGAACAAAAGCAAAGCACAGGGTTTTGGTCCGACGCCTAACGGTGATGCGAGACAGGAGGCGGAAGATGTATGTCGGAATTGTAGCAggccgccatcgccgccaccAGAAGAGGATGGCAGTCGGGCTGGCAGCGAAAACAGCAAAATGCGGCCAGGATTGGGCTTCGGCAAGAAGGTTACGGACCTCTTGCGACGCGTCAAGCCGAATAGGATGGGCAGTGCGCATAAAAGGGACGCGGAAATCCGGGAGCTGACAAGACCAAAAAGCCAGCCAAAGTGGCTCTCAAACCAGAGGCTGGTCTCGACACCCACACCTAGGCCTACGCAGAAATCACTTAGCATGGATATATTTCCCGGACGCCGCCCTACCGCCCAGGCCGCGGTCATCACGCCACCATCTGATTCCAGTCTCACAGACTCGTCCGCCGCCCCACGGCCCACCCCAGGAAGGATATCATCCCGCTTGGCACGGGCAGCGGCGCTGCTACAACGCTCAAAGCCCAATGAATAG
- a CDS encoding hypothetical protein (EggNog:ENOG503NU75; COG:O), with protein sequence MVGYMKEVAKLGGELTVDERNLLSVAYKNVVGTRRASWRIISSIEQKEESKGSDKHVPTIREYRSKIESELEKVCQDVLDVLDEALIPNAASGESKVFYHKMKGDYHRYLAEFASGEKRKGAATAAHEAYKSATDVAQTELTPTHPIRLGLALNFSVFYYEILNSPDRACHLAKQAFDDAIAELDSLSEESYRDSTLIMQLLRDNLTLWTSSDNGEPEATEVPKEEKTEEKPTEEKAAEPAPEN encoded by the exons ATGGTTGGCTACATGAAAGAGGTCGCCAAGCTCGGTGGTGAGCTTACCGTTGATGAGCgcaacctcctctccgtcGCCTACAAGAACGTCGTTGGCACCCGCCGCGCCAGCTGGCGCATCATCTCCTCGATCgagcagaaggaggagtcCAAGGGCTCTGACAAGCATGTCCCTACCATTCGCGAGTACCGTTCCAAGATTGAGAGCGAGCTCGAGAAGGTCTGCCAGGACGTTCTTGATGTCCTCGATGAGGCTCTTATCCCCAACGCTGCCTCTGGCGAGTCTAAGGTATTCTACCACAAGAT GAAGGGTGACTACCACCGTTATCTTGCCGAGTTCGCCTCCGGTGAGAAGCGCAAGGGTGCCGCCACTGCTGCGCACGAGGCCTACAAG AGCGCCACCGATGTCGCTCAGACCGAGTTgacccccacccaccccatccgCCTGGGTCTGGCTCTCAACTTCTCCGTTTTCTACTACGAGATCCTCAACTCCCCCGACCGTGCTTGCCACCTCGCCAAGCAGGCTTTTGATGATGCTATTGCCGAGCTCGATTCCCTCTCTGAGGAGTCTTACCGCGACAGCACCCTTATCATGCAGCTTCTCAGGGATAACCTTACCCTCTGGACCTCGTCCGATAACGGCGAGCCTGAGGCTACCGAGGTtcccaaggaggagaagaccgaggagaagcccactgaggagaaggctgctgagcCCGCACCTGAGAATTAA